From Azospirillum baldaniorum, the proteins below share one genomic window:
- a CDS encoding hydrolase, translating to MLLSSQRSVLVVVDIQEKLMPAIAESERVERNAATLLKGAALLGVPAFATEQYPRGLGPTAASLRALLPPDGVVEKIAFSAAREPAFLERLERIGRKQIVLAGSEAHVCVMQTALSLIGLGFEVVLVADAVSSRTPANAELGIARMRAAGATIVSTEMVLFEWMERSDIPAFKAVLDLIR from the coding sequence ATGCTACTTTCCTCCCAACGTTCCGTCCTGGTGGTGGTCGATATCCAGGAAAAACTGATGCCTGCCATCGCCGAGTCCGAGCGGGTCGAGCGCAACGCCGCCACGTTGCTGAAGGGCGCGGCGCTGCTCGGCGTGCCGGCCTTCGCCACCGAGCAGTACCCCAGGGGCCTCGGTCCGACCGCCGCCTCCCTGCGTGCCCTGCTGCCGCCGGACGGTGTGGTGGAGAAGATCGCCTTCTCCGCCGCGCGGGAGCCGGCCTTTCTGGAGCGGCTGGAGCGGATCGGCCGGAAACAGATCGTGCTGGCCGGGTCGGAGGCCCATGTCTGTGTCATGCAGACGGCGCTGTCGCTGATCGGGCTGGGGTTCGAGGTGGTGCTGGTGGCCGACGCCGTGTCGTCGCGCACGCCCGCCAACGCGGAGCTTGGCATCGCCCGCATGCGCGCCGCCGGGGCGACCATCGTCAGCACGGAGATGGTTCTGTTCGAATGGATGGAGCGGTCGGACATTCCCGCCTTCAAGGCGGTGCTGGATCTGATTCGCTAA